The nucleotide window GCCGGTGAGCGAGGCGGCGGGGACGAGGCTTGATCAGGTGGCGATCGGCAGTTGCACCAATTCGTCGTTCAGCGATCTTTACAAGGTGGCGAAGATTCTCGAGGGCAAACGGATCGACCCCGGCGTGTCGCTGGTGATCGCCCCCGGGTCGCGGCAGGTGTTGGGTATGCTGGCCGACTGCGGCGCCCTCGGCGCGCTCATCCGCGCCGGCGCTCGCATTCTCGAATGCGCCTGCGGGCCGTGCATCGGGATGGGGCAGGCGCCGCGCTCGGGCGGGGTGTCGCTCAGGACTTTCAACCGCAATTTCCCCGGCCGCAGCGGCACGCCGGACGCCGGCGTCTTCCTGGCCAGCCCCGAGGTGGCGGCAGTGAGCGCGCTGACCGGCATGATAACCGATCCGCGCCACTGCGGCGCGCCGCCCATGGCTGTCGGCGACGACGCCGCCGGCCGCAACGCGGGCGACAATCTGTTCGTTTTTCCGCCGTTTTCAGGCGACGAGCTGACGGTGGTGCGGGGACCGAATATCAAGCCTTTCCCCCGAGCCGCCCGGCCGCCCGCGGAACTTGCGGCGGCCATCGTCCTCAGGGCAGGCGATAATATCACGACCGACGATATCATGCCGTCTCACGCCGGTCTGCTGCCGTACCGCTCGAATATTCCCCATCTGGCCGATTACTGCTTCGCCGGCCTGGACGCGGCCTTCCCGGCCCGGGCGAAGGCGGCGGGCGGCGGGATAATCGTCGCCGGAACCAACTACGGGCAGGGCTCAAGCCGCGAGCACGCGGCCCTTGTGCCGCTTTACCTCGGCATCAAGGCGGTGATCGCCAAGTCGTTCGCCCGCATTCACCGCGCAAATTTGATCAATTTCGGCATCCTGCCCCTGCTGTTCGCCGACCAGGCGGACTACGACACGCTGGCCGCGGGCGAGACGCTGACATTCTCCGGACTTACGGAGCAGATAGCGGCGGGTACGGAGCTGACCGCGCGGACTGACGCCGGCCGCACGGTGAGCCTGCGGCTGGAGATGACGCCGCGGGAGCGGGAAGTCATCCTCGCCGGCGGCCTGCTCAATCTGGCCGGGAAGGGAGGGGGCGCCCATGCATAAGGTGACGCTCATCCCCGGCGACGGCATCGGACCCGAAATCAGCGCCGCGGTCCAGGAGATTTTCGCCGCCGCGGGCGCGCCGGTGCTGTGGGAGGTCCATCACGCCGGCCAGGGCGGCATCGACCGCCACGGCGACCCGCTGCCGGAGGCGACGCTGGCCAGCATCAGGGCCACCAAGGTCGCGCTGAAGGGGCCGCTGACCACCCAGGTGGGCGAGGGATACCGCAGCATCAATGTCACGCTGCGGCAGACGCTCGACCTGTACTGCAACCTGCGGCCGGTGAGGTCGCTGACCGGGGTGAGGAGCCGCTATGCGGATGTCGATCTGGTGATATTCCGCGAGAACACCGAGGATCTTTACGCCGGCATCGAGCACCGCGTCGGCCGCTACGCGGCCGAATCGGTCAAGATTATCACCAAGGAGGCGTCGGTCCGCATCGCCCAGGCCGCTTTCGAGTACGCGGCCAGGCATGGGCGGAAAAGGGTGACGGCTGTTCACAAGGCAAATATCATGAAGCTGACCGACGGGCTTTTCCTGGCGAGCGCCCGCGAGGTGGCGAAGCTCAACCCCGATATCCGCTACGACGAGGTGATTGTCGACAATCTCTGTATGCAGCTGGTGCTGCGGCCGGAGGAGTACGATATTCTGCTTGCCCCCAACCTGTACGGGGATATAATCTCCGACCTGTGCGCCGGCCTGGTGGGCGGCCTGGGGGTGGTGCCCGGAGCGAACATCGGTGAGGGCGGGGCAATCTTTGAGGCGGTGCACGGCACGGCGCCGGACATCGCAGGCAAGAATGCGGCCAATCCGGCGGCGCTGCTGCTGTCGGCGACGATGATGCTGGAGTACATCGGCGAAGGGGCGACGGCGGCCCGCATCCGCGCAGCGCTGGAGGCGGTGCTGGCCGAGGGGCGGGCGGTGACGGTCGATCTGGGGGGCGCTGCGACAACAGCGGAGATGACGGCGGCAATAATAAGGAAACTATGAGAAGACGCCCTGCCGGGTAGTACTGGCAGGGCGTCCTTTTGTTTTATGCTATTTTCTTCTGGAACTTCTTGATCGCGATCGCTAAAACGACAGTTGTAAACAGCGTCAGGGCGAGGATCTGGGTCCACAGGACGCTGATGCCGACGCCTTTGAGGATGATGCCGCGCAGTATCTGGAGGTAGAAGGTGAGCGGCAGGAGGGTGCCGAGCCAGTTGAAGAGCAGGGGCATGGATTCGCGCGGGAACATGAAGCCGGAGAGGAGAACACTGGGCAGGAAGATGAAGAAGGACATCTGCATGGCCTGCATCTGGGTTTTGGCGAGGGTGGAGATGAGCACGCCGAGGGCGAGCGAGGCGATGATGAACCACGAGGTGAGCAGGTAGAGGAGACCGAGGCTGCCGCGCACGGGCAGGTCGAAGACGACGATGCCGACGAGGAGGGCGACGGTGGCCTGGACATAGCCGACGACGATGTAAGGGATGATTTTGCCGAGCATGAGTTCCCACGTTTTCATCGGGGTTACGATGAGCTGTTCGAGGGTGCCGCGCTCGCGCTCGCGGACGATGGCCATCGAGGTTATCATGACCATGGTCATGGTGAGGACGATGCCGAGGATGCCGGGGACCATGTAGAAGGCGGTGACGAAGTCGGGGTTGTACCAGGGGCGGATGCGGACGTCGAAGGGCGGGTCGACCTTTTTGCCGGTGACGCCCTGCAGGCGTTTAATCATGATCTCCTGCGATTTTATCTGGCCGACGAGCTGGGCGGCGCTGATGGCCGACGAGGCGGCCATGGAATCGGAGGCGTCGACGATGACCTGCACGGCGGCGCTGCGGCCGTGCTTGAGGTTTTCGGCAAAGTCGGGGGGTATTATGACCCCGACTTTGGTTTTGCCTGACTCGACGGCGGCGGCGACTTCTTCGTGGCTCGTGGCCACCTGGGTGACGTCGAAGTATTCGCTGGCGGTCAGGGCGGCGAGGAAATCGCGGCTGTCCTGCTGCATGGACTGGTCGTAGACGGCGGTGGGCAGGTGTTTGACGTCGGTATTGATGGCGAAGCCGAATACGAGTAGCTGGACGATCGGCAGGCCGATCATCATGGCGAAGGTCAGCCGGTCGCGGCGCATCTGGATGAATTCTTTTATCAGCAGGGCTCTGAGGCGTCTCATGCTACCGCCTCCTTGCGGTGGGATTTGACGAGGTAGACGAAGACGTCTTCCAGCGACGGGTCGATGACGGCCGGACCGTAGGTTGCCAGCCGGCCCTCCTGGCCGGGGGCGGCGAGAACGTGGAGGCTGGAGCCGAAGGGGTAGACGTCGAGGAAGGGGTCGTCGCCGCCTTCGAGTTCGGCGAGCAGGGCCATCGGCTCGGGGGTGGGGATGGCCAGCAGCGTGCCGGGGAGGTTTTTTTTGAGGTTGGTGGGGGTGTCGCTGGTAAGGAGGGCGCCTTCGAAGATGAAGCCGATTTCGTCGCAGTGCT belongs to Sporomusaceae bacterium and includes:
- a CDS encoding aconitate hydratase, whose translation is MGKTLTAKILAAHLASGSLKPGTEIGISIDQTLTQDSTGTMAYLQFEAMDVPRVRTKLSVAYVDHNTLQCGFENADDHRYIETVAAKHGVVFSKPGNGICHQVHLERFGRPGWTLLGSDSHTPTGGGLGMLAIGAGGLDVAVAMAGGAYHLTMPKVCRVELVGKLPPWVAAKDVILELLRRLSVKGGVGRIFEYGGPGVATLSVPERATITNMGAELGATTSIFPSDEATRAFLTAQQRSCEWQPLAADPDAVYDETVTIDLARLEPLVAAPHSPDNVAPVSEAAGTRLDQVAIGSCTNSSFSDLYKVAKILEGKRIDPGVSLVIAPGSRQVLGMLADCGALGALIRAGARILECACGPCIGMGQAPRSGGVSLRTFNRNFPGRSGTPDAGVFLASPEVAAVSALTGMITDPRHCGAPPMAVGDDAAGRNAGDNLFVFPPFSGDELTVVRGPNIKPFPRAARPPAELAAAIVLRAGDNITTDDIMPSHAGLLPYRSNIPHLADYCFAGLDAAFPARAKAAGGGIIVAGTNYGQGSSREHAALVPLYLGIKAVIAKSFARIHRANLINFGILPLLFADQADYDTLAAGETLTFSGLTEQIAAGTELTARTDAGRTVSLRLEMTPREREVILAGGLLNLAGKGGGAHA
- a CDS encoding isocitrate/isopropylmalate family dehydrogenase produces the protein MHKVTLIPGDGIGPEISAAVQEIFAAAGAPVLWEVHHAGQGGIDRHGDPLPEATLASIRATKVALKGPLTTQVGEGYRSINVTLRQTLDLYCNLRPVRSLTGVRSRYADVDLVIFRENTEDLYAGIEHRVGRYAAESVKIITKEASVRIAQAAFEYAARHGRKRVTAVHKANIMKLTDGLFLASAREVAKLNPDIRYDEVIVDNLCMQLVLRPEEYDILLAPNLYGDIISDLCAGLVGGLGVVPGANIGEGGAIFEAVHGTAPDIAGKNAANPAALLLSATMMLEYIGEGATAARIRAALEAVLAEGRAVTVDLGGAATTAEMTAAIIRKL
- a CDS encoding ABC transporter permease encodes the protein MRRLRALLIKEFIQMRRDRLTFAMMIGLPIVQLLVFGFAINTDVKHLPTAVYDQSMQQDSRDFLAALTASEYFDVTQVATSHEEVAAAVESGKTKVGVIIPPDFAENLKHGRSAAVQVIVDASDSMAASSAISAAQLVGQIKSQEIMIKRLQGVTGKKVDPPFDVRIRPWYNPDFVTAFYMVPGILGIVLTMTMVMITSMAIVRERERGTLEQLIVTPMKTWELMLGKIIPYIVVGYVQATVALLVGIVVFDLPVRGSLGLLYLLTSWFIIASLALGVLISTLAKTQMQAMQMSFFIFLPSVLLSGFMFPRESMPLLFNWLGTLLPLTFYLQILRGIILKGVGISVLWTQILALTLFTTVVLAIAIKKFQKKIA